In Phacochoerus africanus isolate WHEZ1 chromosome 16, ROS_Pafr_v1, whole genome shotgun sequence, one genomic interval encodes:
- the LOC125117765 gene encoding LOW QUALITY PROTEIN: leukocyte immunoglobulin-like receptor subfamily A member 6 (The sequence of the model RefSeq protein was modified relative to this genomic sequence to represent the inferred CDS: inserted 2 bases in 2 codons) produces the protein MGRASLITVARGTRHPRRDHAGEGGEPPGGVLVNKEPGSVGSGRRGEDRGGSITSVLTIHNYSQPCFFPEDQPHMTKDLRACLPVQPAGTEDQPPSGHTLWSVCPEGAVLSSICTAWTPTLPARLCLACALRTPSTRRGPGHERFCSESRASPHGYSPPGLSVGLGTQVQAEGRPALGDRLRPPEAGDKANFFIPYVTQDYAGSCHCYYISHTGLSEPSDALELVVTGERTLRGPSLRLCPQSKPALSALPSPVVASGGNVTLQGGSRQGCDRFIRTKEGELKPSWTLHTQRYPNRQTRALLPVGPVTPSHRATFRCYGCFRDKPQVWSPPSGPLELLVSGGSGKPSLLTPQGPVVASGQSLTLQCRSAISYDRFALAKEGARDLPQRPARQPQAGLSQAHFPLGEVRGLHGGRYRCCGGHNLSSLWSAPRDPLDVLVGXFLAEFSMSPVTSAHGGTYRCHGSLSSDPYLLSHPSDPLELAVSDDTVGNLVRXAAAGLILLGLGILLFRARHGRGGTRDAARS, from the exons atggggagggcgtCCCTCATCACGGTCGCAAGGGGCACCCGGCACCCGAGGAGAGACCATGCTGGAGAGGGGGGGGAGCCTCCCGGAGGTGTTCTTGTCAACAAGGAGCCAGGAAGCGTGGGGAGTGGGCGCAGGGGTGAAGACCGAGGAGG ATCTATCACCTCTGTGCTCACGATTCACAATTATTCCCAGCCTTGCTTCTTTCCTGAGGACCAGCCTCACATGACCAAGGACCTGCGAGCATGTCTACCTGTCCAACCAGCAGGCAC GGAGGACCAGCCTCCAAGCGGCCACACCCTATGGTCTGTCTGTCCTGAGGGCGCCGTGCTCTCCTCCATCTGCACAGCCTGGACCCCCACGCTCCCCGCCCGGCTCTGCCTCG CCTGTGCTCTCAGGACACCCAGCACGCGGCGGGGGCCTGGGCACGAGAGGTTCTGCTCGGAGTCCAGGGCGAGTCCTCACGGGTACTCTCCTCCAGGGCTGAGTGTGGGCCTGGGGACCCAGGTGCAGGCAG AGGGAAGGCCAGCTCTAGGGGACAGACTgaggccaccagaagctggggaCAAGGCCAACTTCTTCATCCCATACGTGACCCAGGACTACGCAGGGAGCTGTCACTGTTACTATATCAGCCACACTGGCTTGTCAGAGCCCAGTGACGCCCTGGAGCTGGTGGTGACAGGTGAGAGGACACTCAGGGGGCCCAGCCTCAGGCTCTGCCCTCAG AGCAAACCCGCCctctcagccctgcccagccctgtcGTGGCCTCAGGAGGGAACGTGACCCTCCAGGGTGGCTCACGGCAGGGATGTGACAGGTTCATTCGGACTAAGGAAGGAGAACTCAAGCCCTCCTGGACTCTGCACACACAGAGATACCCTAATAGGCAGACCCGGGCCCTGCTCCCGGTGGGCCCCGTGACCCCCAGCCACAGGGCGACGTTCAGATGCTATGGCTGTTTCAGAGACAAACCCCAGGTGTGGTCACCCCCCAGTGGCCCCCTGGAGCTCCTGGTCTCAG GGGgctctgggaagccctccctCCTGACCCCGCAGGGCCCTGTCGTGGCCTCTGGACAGAGCCTGACCCTCCAGTGTCGCTCTGCCATCAGCTACGACAGGTTCGCTCTGGCCAAGGAGGGGGCACGGGACCTCCCCCAGCGCCCTGCCCGGCAGCCCCAGGCTGGGCTCTCTCAGGCCCACTTCCCCCTGGGTGAGGTGAGAGGCCTCCATGGGGGCCGATACAGGTGCTGCGGTGGACACAACCTCTCCTCCCTGTGGTCGGCCCCCAGGGACCCCCTGGACGTCCTGGTGG TGTTCCTGGCCGAGTTCTCCATGAGTCCCGTGACCTCAGCCCACGGGGGCACCTACAGGTGCCACGGCTCACTCAGCAGTGACCCCTACCTGCTGTCACATCCCAGTGACCCCCTGGAGCTCGCGGTCTCAG ACGACACGGTGGGGAACCTCGTCC CGGCCGCGGCCGGCCTGATCCTGTTGGGCCTCGGGATTCTGCTCTTCCGGGCTCGACACGGCCGTGGAGGAACCCGAGACGCAGCCAGGAGCTGA